In the genome of Fusarium poae strain DAOMC 252244 chromosome 1, whole genome shotgun sequence, the window ATCCTTTTTGTTTGCGGAATGATCTGGCAAGCAATGGTCACACTTGGCAACCAGGGCACTTTGTTCATGTTTACCAACGATCTTGCTGAAATAGGCTACATCTCAATTCCCGCTAATGTCTCGGGTATCATTGGAGGTTGGATCATGCCCACGTTGGTTCACAAGATCAAGCACATCCGGTATCAATTTCTCTTCGCCCTTCTCCTTCAGACGGTCTTTACTGCATCATACGCTTCTGTGATCCCTCACAACAAGAACGGATGGATGCTCTTACCCATGTTCGGCCAAGCCTGTTTCACTTGGCTTACAGTTTTGTCCTACGTCTCATCTGGCTTGCTGGTCCCGCAAGAGGAACTTGGTGTGTCAGCCGGACTGATGGGAACGTTCCGCAGTGCTGGTGGATCATTGGGCAACGCCATGTTCAGCACGATTGTGACCTCTATCGTCAATCGCAAACTTGCTAACAACATTGCTGGCGCTGCTCTCGGAGCGGGGTACTCTGCCAAAGACTTGCCATCTCTTATTCCTGCGGTCATCCAGAATGCTGTCGGTGTGCCTTTCGCCATGGCCAAAGTGCCAGGGGTAACGGAGCCAGTACTCCAGGCAACGGCTGCTGCCTTCAAAAACACCTACGCAACAGCTTTTAGAACTGTATTTTTATCTACCATTCCGCTGGGTGTAGTAGGTATGGTGGCAGCCGCCTTTATTCGCGATCCGAGCCATTTGCTCAACAATCATGTTGCCGTCCATCAAGAGAAGGAGGTTCTCGGAAAGAAGAATGAGGTGGAGATGGCTGGAAAGGACATTGATTAGTTCTTTATgacttttttgttttttctcGCTTGTAAGTACCACTATGATAGTCACAGAGATCCAATGCCAGTCGTATTTCTTAGGTTTCCAGTTTAGTAGATCTTGTAACGGTTGTCTGTCTGATAGCAGGGTCTTCCTCGTCAGTGATGCTCTCCCTTTTCATGTGACTTCCGCACAAGTTCATGAAACTGGTCATGGACCTTTTCAATGTACTGATCCATCTTCCACACTGTGATTAAACGTCGTACAATGAGTCCAAGATCGCATCAACGGACGAGTCGGATGTTTTGTCATAGCATCATTGTGGGGCTGGCGCTATTATGCGGGCAACCAGACAATAGGACACACGTCGTGAGAAACAACCTGAATCATGTTCTCGAATGCCGAGGAACAACTTCTGGCACGGACATTATGCAAGTACTATGTAGAAACTTGTCGTACCAACAGCCAACAACCGCTATGATCGACGGCAGTGGAGATGTCAGAAATTGATTCATCTAGACAAAAGTTCTGGTCTTTGGAGTCTAACTACTAATGGATAAACACGCGAGGCACCAGTCAAAGCACACGGTCTTCATCGCAAGTGGTGGAGTTTAATAGTTTCAGTGTTTGACGTaggaacaagaacaaggttaTCGAAACACTTGCCTGTTATACGTCAGACTACTCTATTTGAAGTATTCGTCACGAAATCGCAAGTTTGGGCTTTCCCATTAGCTACTCAACTTGCTAAATGCTGCGTTATTTGTTTTTACTGATGTCCGTCAGCCGAGATATGAAGGGTTCAAGACCCAccagaaaaaagaaaacccaGCTCTCATCTCGCTACCAAAGCTAAGTAAGGTACAGAGTAACAATAGCCCGGATCGACGTTGATCACAGCTAAGTATCGAATGTAACATTACCCTGTACTCTGTAGACCGAGAATGATTCCTTCTAGAACATACTCGGTACGGTTATCATAACTTTCCTGTTTATCTCAACGGTCTTCTCGCAAGGATCTTGTTTCATCCTGAGTAATGCTAAGTATTAAACACGAATAGAAATACACGTTAGCACAATAAAACGTCTTTGCCCACGTGTGTTGCTTTTTTTGTTGCTATGACCTCGTTTCAGCTTGTCCGGCGCTAAAAACAAAGATAGACTAAAAATCGGAGGAAACCGAGACTGAGGATCTGCAGTATGCATTTACGGTTACGGCGTTTTAGTTTATTGCCCCCGGTTTGTTCAGCACGTGGGTGGGCATGAAACGGCTTTGCTTAGCAAAAATCGCGAGAGCCAAGAAACAGCAGAGTCCCACGAGGCTCCTTTGCAATTTTGTAGGAAAAGCTAAAAGACATTGTCCATCAGGAAGTTATTTGCGAAGCTGACTATAAGAATCTTATTTATCCCCGTGGGGACTGAGATTCTTCTTGTTCCTCATCCCAAGCCAGTTTGCACATCGTTCATACATTCTTTCAACACTCTACAGGCCGGTCCTATTACAGACAattcctctctttctctctgctTCTCATATCTTTCACTGCTCAGTGTAGCTTATTTTCCCAAATTACCATCTTTCACTCTTTCAAAATGAAGTTCTTTTCAGCTCTTTCCCTCGTGGCCGGTATGGCCAGCGCTCTCCCTGCTGGGGATGTTGAAGTCCGCCAGCTTGGTAGCGGTCTGGGCAGTGGCCTCGGTGGTGATCTCGGTAGCGGCCTTGGCGGAGGTCTTAGCGGTGGAGGACTCGGTGGAGGGCTGGGTGGCTCATCCACGCGCAATGACCTCGAGCAAGGCACTGCTGGTAACTGTCCCAAggccatcttcatcttttctCGAGCCACTGGTGAGCCCGGTAACATGGTAAGTAATTCCTTTTGCGCAATTGCGATCATTCTCACTAACAACCGCACAGGGTGCATCCACAGGTCCTGCCGTGGCGAGAAAGCTCGAGGCCAAGTATGGAAAGGGTCAAGTCTGGGTCCAAGGTGTTGGTGGCCCATACAAGGCTGATGTgcaaggcaaccttatgcgtGACGGCTCTACCCCAGCTGCTATCAACGAAGCCGTCCGCCTTTACAACATGGCCCATGAGAAGTGCCCTGACACTCCCGTTGTTACTGGTGGATACAGGTGAGATAAGAATAATTCTAAGTCAAAAGTTGTTTCCTTGCTGACCACAATCATTTTCTAGTCAAGGAACTGCCTTGGCTGCCGCTGCTATCTCGAAGCTTGAGCCAGAGGTTATGGATCAGGTTAAGGGCTGCGTTCTCTTTGGTTACACTAAGAACGCCCAAAACAAGAAGGCTATCCCCAACTACCCACAGGACCGCACTGCTATCTACTGCAACACGGGAGATGGCGTCTGCACCGGAACTCTGCTGATCACCGCCCCTCACTTCATGTACTTCGGCGATGCTGCGGGTCCTGCCCCTGAGTTCCTGATCTCCAAGATTGGCTAAGCACTGGGTGGTGTACCTGTTTATGGTTTTCAagagtatattatttagatCTCAGTAGTTCGTTTATTCTTGAGAATATATCATTGTATCATAAACATTAGCTACTGAAATAATAATAGGGATTAGTATGATTCAGTAATACTAATTACACTagacttaatatattaacttttaaagactggataattattatattaaattttattatattaaaagctatagtattaattataagctttttctttttttctttagaatttattttaattttttaattttataagattcttaatataataaattctaatttaataaactttttataaaataatattatttttattaaatactttataaattattaataatttatttttcttattaaagattattttaaagattaaaaagtaattttatttaaaatattttattttttaatatattaataatatatttcttttaaatattataaaaagcctttttaatttttttctttttcttttatatttattctcttatatcttttctcttttaagctatttaaatataatcttctttatataatacttattttatatagcccttattaccttttaagTCTATAAGAGTtatcctagttaataaactagttaataatatttttttttaatatataattataaaattacttttactctttttagttttattaaaggttatttataatactttatttatctatataaattaaagaattatatatagtttttcttaaaataagattttttaatataaatataattaatagaatcctagttaataaactagttaataatatattaataaaatcttataaagtaaagttaaaaggttatatagttaaataatttatattaagcctttagctttaagctttattaatattaactttaattttataaatttaacttttttattacctatttaattattataaactctatttactacctttataatttaaaggccttaattataattactacttacctttttaattatttaaattaattaatatataaatacttattattatatatattaattttatctaggaattctttttatatatataatatacctatagctagctttttaataagctttttcttaagcctatataaactctttagtattatttctagcttttaactctttatatataaaaaataaagcttatagtctttagctattaatttaatcttaataaggctatttattttcttaattatataaagattaatagcttttatatataactcttttaatattactatatttttataaaatttaataaatattttaatagttttaatattaagattaaaaaagtaattataattaataagttttaatttaaagatagctagtattatattatataagacttataaaagtaattaataaggtattataagggattaaaattaattaactttataaatattttaaataattaattaaaattaaaaaagaaagaaattaatactatttatatagtttaataaaagctttttttatttattattaatattataaagtttaagtaattactttattaattatatttatattaaaaactttatcttaagagaaactatatataattctttaatttatataaataaataaagtattataaataatctttaattaaattaaaaagaataaaaataatcttataattatatattaaaaaaaaaagcctttaaagtcttttttctttttatataataaagatttaaattttaatttattaatttaataatttattatataattaaaaatattataattaaaaataataaaaataataatttaattattattttatataataattatataattat includes:
- a CDS encoding hypothetical protein (SECRETED:SignalP(1-16)~CAZy:CE5), which encodes MKFFSALSLVAGMASALPAGDVEVRQLGSGLGSGLGGDLGSGLGGGLSGGGLGGGLGGSSTRNDLEQGTAGNCPKAIFIFSRATGEPGNMGASTGPAVARKLEAKYGKGQVWVQGVGGPYKADVQGNLMRDGSTPAAINEAVRLYNMAHEKCPDTPVVTGGYSQGTALAAAAISKLEPEVMDQVKGCVLFGYTKNAQNKKAIPNYPQDRTAIYCNTGDGVCTGTLLITAPHFMYFGDAAGPAPEFLISKIG